From the genome of Nakamurella flavida:
GTCGTCGGGATGACGTTGACGACCCCGGGCGGCAGTCCGGCCTCGGTGAGGATCGACGCCAGGGTGAGCGTGGTGAGCGGGGTCTGCGCCGCCGGCTTGATCACCACCGTGCAGCCCGCGGCCAGCGCCGGGCCGATCTTGCGGGTGCCCATGGCCAGCGGGAAGTTCCACGGGGTGATCGCGAAGACCGGGCCGACCGGCTGCTTCATGGTGAGCAGCCGTGTCCCGCCCGACGGGGCGACGGCGTAGCGGCCGGAGATGCGGACGGCCTCCTCGGAGAACCAGCGGAGGAACTCCGCGCCGTAGGTCACCTCGCCGCGCGCCTCAGCCAGCGGCTTGCCCATCTCCAGCGTCATGACCAGGGCGATGTCCTCGGCGCGCGCGGTCAGCAGGTCGAACGCCCGGCGGAGGATCTCCGCCCGGGCCCGCGGATCGGTCGCCGCCCACTCCGCACCGGCCGCCACGGCGGCGTCCAGCGCGGCCGCACCGTCGGCCACTCCGGCATCGGCGACGGTGGTCAGCACCTCGCCGGTCGCCGGGTTCTCCACCTCGAACGTGGACTCCCCGGCCCGCCACTCCCCACCGATGAACAGCCCGGTGGGAACCTCGCGGACGACCTGCGCACTGCGTTCCGCCGACACACCCATGACGCTCCACCTCTCAGCCGGTACGCCGACCGTCGACCCGGCCGGGCCGATCCTGCCACCCGGGTCGGCCGGGGCGGGGCGGGCCCAGGCCCGGGGATCAGGCACGGATGCTGTCCGGGGATGCCCGGATTCCTCGCAGTGATCCACCCGACAGGCGTCGGACGACTCCAGCGGGCCGGCCGGGAACCCGGCGCCCGTCCTGTTCGTGGACAGGACGAGACGCACAGCCCGGAGAACGCCCCCGGGAGGTGCGTCGTTCCCGTCCTCAGATCGCCGCCGAAGGGTCCCCCTCCGACATGACCGTGTCCCCCGTCATCTGGATCGCCACCATCGTGGCGATCGCAGCTCTCCTGCTGTTCGATTTCATCTTCCACGTGCGCAAGGCGCACACCCCGACGCTCAAGGAAGCGGCCATCTGGTCGAGCATCTACGTCGGTCTGGCCATCGTGTTCGGCATCGGCGTCTGGGTCTTCGGTGGCAGCACCATGGGCTCGGAGTACTTCGCCGGGTATGTCACCGAGAAGGCCCTCTCGGTGGACAACCTGTTCGTCTTCCTGATCATCATGACCAGCTTCAAGGTGCCCCGCGAGGACCAGCAGAAGGTGCTGCTGTTCGGCATCGTCTTCTCGCTGATCGCCCGGACCGGGTTCATCTTCCTGGGCGCCGCGCTCATCAACAGCTTCGCCTGGGTGTTCTACCTGTTCGGCCTGGTCCTGCTGCTCACCGCCGGGAACCTGCTCAAGCCCAGCGGCCACGAGGACGACTCCGCTGACAACTTCCTGATCCGGCTCACCCGCAAGATCTTCCACACCACCGACTACTACGACGGCGACAAGCTGTTCACCCTGCAGAACGGCAAGCGGGCGCTAACCCCGATGCTGCTGGTCATGGTGGCCATCGGCGCGACCGACATCCTGTTCGCGCTCGACTCCATCCCGGCCATCTTCGGGCTCACCCAGAACACCTTCATCGTGTTCACCGCGACCGCGTTCTCGCTGATGGGCCTGCGCCAGCTGTTCTTCCTGATCGACGGCCTGCTCGACCGGCTCATCTACCTGTCCTACGGGCTGGCGGCGATCCTCGGCTTCATCGGCGTCAAGCTGATCCTGCACGCGCTGCACGAGAACAACCTGCCGTTCATCAACGGTGGGGAGCCGGTCGGCGTCATCGAGATCAGCACCGGCCTGTCCCTCTCGGTCATCCTGGGCGTCCTGATCATCACCGTCCTGGCGTCGCTGCTCAGCCCCAAGGGCAAGGCCCTGAACGCGATCACCGAGGCCAAGGTGCACGCCCAGAACTACCTGAACCCGGAGTACACCGACGACCCGGCCGAGCGCGCCCGCGTCTGGGACTCCTTCGTCAAGGAGGAGGCGGCGATCAAGGCGCTTCCCGAGGAGAAGCGCAAGTTCATCCGCGAGGAACACGACTTCATGGAGCTGCTCAGCAAGGCGCACGACGAGCACGACCGGCAGACCGCCCGCTGACCCGGGGTCCTGCCCGCTCCGTCACGAAGCCCCCGTCCGCATCATGCGGACGGGGGCTTCGTCGTTCGGTGGTGATGGTCGCTCGGGGCGCAGGGGCGAGCGCCGGGCCCGGGCGCCGGGGCGGGTCAGGACGCCGGGGAACTCATCCGGCGCAGCGGCGTGGTGCTCTGCCGGCGGTTGCGGCTGGCCGCGCTCTCGTGGGGGACGAGCACCCAGCCGCGGACACCGGAGTCCCACAGGATCAGATCCCCGGAGGCGTAGGCGGTGGTGCAGCAGTCGCATCGACCGGAGCGGGTGGCGGGAACGGGAGCGGTCATCGGAGATCCTTCAGGCAGGGGGCGGGGGGGGCGGCGGTACGGGGACGACGCCGCAGGAGGAGGAACGCCGGCGCCGACCGGCACGGGGGGCGCGGTTCGGTGCGGTTCGGTGCGGTTCAGGGGGGCCGCGGATCGCGGCGGTGTCCATCGGAGAGCGGGGCCGCGAGCAGGAGCGTCAACGGGGCGGGCACGGGAACGGGCACCGGCACGACGAGGGGGCGGCATCCGCCTCGGCGTCACGAGAGGGACGACGAGCGGGGAGGAGGTCGGGCGCCCGGCGGGATCGACCGGCGGGGCAGTTCCTCGGTGGTGACCCGAGACTACCCGGCGAGCGGCCGATCGGCGCCGGTCGTGGGATGCGTCTCCATCCCGACATCGGCCCGGGAGCGGGTCGGAGGGGGTTGCGACAGGGAGCCGCCGAGGGGACTTGAACCCCTAACCGCCCGATTACAAGTCGGGTGCGCTACCAATTGCGCCACGGCGGCCGGCCGGACGCAGGACGTCCGGATACGGCTGATCGAGCCTATCGGGGCGTGGGCCACCACCGGTACGTGCCCACGCCCCCGACCGCCCACCCGGGGCGATCGGCTCGCCGGCGACGGTCAGCCGCCCGCCGCGGCCGGCGGGACCTCGGCGGCGGTGGTCGGCGCCGCCGTCGTGGAGGGCGTGGCGCGCGCCGGCGCCGGGGCGCAGACGATGTTCTGCTGGCCGTTGTAGACGGTGGTGAAGTTCTCGCGGCGGATCTCCGCGCCGTTGAGGTCCCGGATGATCCGGGTGTCCACGATCGAGAAGCCGTTCGTCCCGCCCGAGGCGCTGCACGATTCGCCGTAGGGGATCACGACGCGTTCCGGCGGGGTCGTGTCGAACCGGTCGCCGGTGACGGACTCGACCTCGACGTGCTTGGTCCCCCACAGCCGGACGGTGATGTCGTCCGGGGTCCAGATGGTCTGGATGAGGACGCCGGTCGGGTAGTCGTTGGAGAAGGCCATGTCGATCTCGCCGTCGTAGACGGTCGCCTCCCGGCCCGGGGGGTACCGGGAGATGTAGAACGAGTGCGGCGTGTGCGTCACGTCGCCCATGCCGGCGAAGTACCCGGCGTTGTAGAGCGTGGTGGAGAACTGGCTGATGCCGCCGCCGACCGCGCTGGAGATGCGGCCCTCCTGGATGACCGCGGCCGGCACGTAGCCCTCGGCGCTGGTCCGCTGGCCGGTGAAGTCGTTCAGGGAGAACGTGGCGCCCGGCTGCACGATGGCGCCGTTCACCTTCTCGGCCACCACCCGGATGTTCTCGCCGGAGTTCGACGCGAAGCCGCCGGTGGTGAACTCGCCGATCACCTCGTTGATCCCCAGCGCCTGGACCTGTGCGGTGCTCAGCGCCGGCGCCGCGGACACGTAGACCACCGGGACGGCGCGCGCCGCGGGGTCGGCCGCCAGGACGGCACCGGACATCGCCGCCTGGGTGGCGTTCCAGTCGACGGTGCGGCCGTCCGTGCTGGGGGTGATGACGGGGGCGTCGGCGACGATGGCCACCGACGCATCGGCCGGGGCGGTCTGCGTGGCCTCGACCTGGGGGGTGACCGGGGCGCGGAGGGTGGCGGTGTCGACCGCGACGGTGAACCCGTCCGCGGCGTCCGGGGTGACGGTGGTGACCGCGGCGATGTCCGCGGCGGTCCGCTCCACCGTCGTGCCACCGGCGTCCAGCACCAGCGGTGCGGAGACCGCGGCACGCAGCTGATCGGCCGCCGCCTGCGTGGCCTGCGCCCCGGCCCGGACGGGCGACTGGACCAGGGGCAGGGTGGCCGCCTGGAACGCCTGCGGGCCGGCCCGCCAGGCCTGCTCGAGTGCTGCGGCGGCCGCCGGCACGTCGATGGCCGACCCGACGACCGGATCGACCTGCACGACGGTGGTGCCGTCCAGCCGGACGTCCCCCTCCACGGCCGCGACATCGGTCGCCGCGGCCGTGCTGGTCAGCCAGCCGGTGAAGGCGGCGTCGTCGATGCCGACCTGCGCGTCGACCGTCCGCTCGGTGAAGAAGGACCGCACCCAGGACACCGGGTCGGCGGCGCGCAGCGGCGCGGCGGCCACGGTCGCCGCGACGTCGTAGGTCAGACCGTTGTCCTGCGGGACGAACTCGACCGGGCCGGACGCCGTCTGCAGGGTCACCGAGGCGCCGTACGTGTCGCCGCCGAGGTGGTCGGCGAGCTGGGTCCGGGCCTCCTCGGGGGTGAGACCGCCGACCTGCACGCCGCCGATGCTCGTGTTGCGTTCGATCTCGCCGCTGGTCGTGCCCAGGTTGATGAGGTAGAGCAGGGCCACCACACCCACCAGCGCCCCGACCACGGCGGCGACGACGACCCCGGGACGGCGGCGGGCGGACGTGCCGCCGGGCTCGTCCGACCGATCCGGCTCGCCCTGTCCGACGGACGGATCGGCTGCCGCATCCTGCACCGGGACGGTGCCGTCCCCCTGCGCCGGGCGGTCGGGTTCCGGGCTCTCGTGGTCGATGGGCCCGGGCACTCGATCGTCGCTCAACGCGGCTCCTCAGCAGACTCGACCGTCGGGGTGATGACCCCGGACACGTTCGACCGGCACGCACAGTGCCGGCAGGGCCATTGTCCCCGACGGTCGACGCCTCAGATCGCGGCCGGTTCCCCCCGGAAGCCGGTGCGCTCGGCCACATCGTCCCCGTGCCGACCGGCGACGGGCCCGGAGTCCTGCTCCGGGAGCGGCACCGGCGCACCGCCGGCCTCCGCCGCGGTGCCCACGAGGATCTCCCGGCACTCGGCCGGAGACACGTTCATCAGGGCGGCCAGGGCCAGGATGGCGCCGTCGTCCAACGTCATCGCCGAGGCCGACCCCCCACCGGACCGCAGCTCGAACCACCGACGGACGGGCGCGAGACGCGGATCCTCCGCCTCCATCACCTCGTCGATGTCGACCGTCACCGACCCGGTTCCGGCGGTGCTCTGCCACCGGCCGATACCCCGTTCGGCCATGTTGAGCAGACCGCCCAGGTCCTCCCCCAGTGCCCGGGCGATCACCCACAGCACGTCGATCCGCAACGAGCGGTGACCCGTCTCGTAGTTCGCCAATGCCGCCTTGCTCACCAGCCCCCCGGTGCGCTGTGCGACGTCCGCCTGCGTCAGCTTCTGCCGACGCCGGGACTCGCGTAACGCGCGACAGACAGCTGCAGCGAACAGCTCCTGTGTGTGCGCGTCGTACGCCTGTGACACAACGGACCCCCGTCAATCGTCGGTGCGGGAACGCGGTGTTCCCGGTCGAGCGCCCGCGTGATGTCGAGTGACCCACCCGGCCGTAAGCCCAGGTGGGTGATCACCCACCACGGAACGTACGACGCTCAAACATTTCTACCACAGAGTAGCCGATTTTTGACTCTTTTGGAGCAATCGGCACCACTTGACGTAACCGTTACGACGACTTCATGGCGGATAGTCATGGTGTCCACCCCCAATGCCCACTATCGGTGGCGGTTGGTGACGGAGCGACTACCTGGACCTCGGTCACAGAGGGTATCTCCGGCGCAGATCGTCGGGAACCCCAGGGGTACTCCAGGCGACCGTCGGGTGAACCCGGCAGCCGGCGACCACGGAGCGCGCACTGCGGCTCACCCGGTATGAGCGTTCACAAGGACGAGTCCGAGATCATGTCGACGGCCCGGTCGGGGGTCGACGGGCGGCCGACCTCAGACCAGGTCGCCGAGCAGACCCTTGCCGAACCAGTCGCCCGCTCCGCTCACCCCGGGCGGGCAGGCCCACAGGCCGCCGCCGATGTGCGCGATGTACTCGTTCAGGGCGTCGGACCGGCCGAGGCGGGTCTGGATGGCCTTGAACTGGGTCTGCGGATCTCGCTGGAACGCGATGAAGAAGAGCCCGGCGGCCAGCTTCCCGGTATCCGGGTCCTGTCCGTCGGTGTAGTTGTACCCGCGCCGCAGCAACCGCGCCCCGCCGTTGGTCTCGGGGGCGGCCAGCCGCACGTGGGAGGCCACGTCGATGACCGGCTTGCCGTCGGCCTGGGCGGCGAAGTCGATCGGGGTGAACTCCTCACCGCCGGTCAACGGGGCACCGCTGGACTTCGTCCGCCCGAAGATGCGCTCCTGGTCGGTCAACGGGTCGGTGTCCCAGGACTCGATCTCCATCCGGATCTTCCGCGCGACCAGGTAGGAGCCGCCGGCCATCCACGCCGTCGGACCGGCGTCCGCGGCGGCGGGCACGAACACCTGCTCCTGCACGGCGGTCACGTCGTCGGCGTGGATGTTGTTGGTGCCGTCCTTGAACCCGAACAGATTGCGCGGCGTCACCTGGCCCGCCCCGGTGGCCGAGGCGCGCCCGAAGCCGAGCTGGGACCAGCGCAGCACCGCCGTGCCGCGCGCCGCGCGCACCATGTTGCGGATCGCGTGGAACACCACCTGCGGATCATCGGCGCAGGCCTGGATGCACAGATCGCCGTCGGACAGACCCGGCTTCATCACCGCGTCACCCGGGATGGTGCCGAACGGCGTCAGCTCGGGGGGCATCCGGTCGGCCAGGCCGAACCGGTCGTCGAACAGCGACGGCCCGAACCCCACCGTGATGGTCAGCGAGTGCGGGCCGAGATCCTCCGCCTCGCCGGTGTCGAACGGCGGCTGCTCGTCGCGCACCGGGGAATCGCTGACCGGCCTCCCCGCGGTGAACCGGGCCGCCATCGCCGCCCACCGGCCGAGCATGCGCGCCAACTCCTGCACGTCGGTCGTCGTCACGTCCAGCGAGGCGAACATCAACCGTTCCTGCTGCGCGGTGGTGATGCCCGCCTGGGTCGAGCCGTAGAACGGCACCACCGCGGCCGCCCGGTCCACCGACGCCGCACCCAGGTCCGCCGTCGCGGCCTGCGCCACCGGGGCGGCGGTGGCCTCCCGGATCCCGAAGCCGGCGGCGCCGCCGACGGCCAGACCGGCGGTCGCCGCTGCGGCACCACCGAGGAAGCGGCGGCGGGACGGCCCGGGTTCGCGGGTGGGGCTCATGACTCTCCGAGACAGGCGGCGGGGCGGACGTGCGGCGGTGGAACGGGTCGAACGGTGGAACGGACCTTCGATCAGGTGGTGATCTTGGCCGAGATCGCCGACAGCGGCTCCTGCACGGCGAGCAGGGCGTCGGTCAGCGTCTTCTTGTCCTCGGTCGTGAGCTGGTCGTACGGCCGCCAGCCACCCAGCGCCGCCGGGTCGCGGTAGGCGGACAGGGTCGTGGTCAGCGCGTCGAACTGGGACGAGATCTGCGGGACCAGGGTCGGGTCGATGACGTCCAACGCGGGCTTCAGGGTGGCGAAGGCCTGCAGCGAACCCTCCACGTTGGCCTCGAAGTCGAGCAGGTCGATACGGCTGTAGGCCTCCTCCTCGCCGGTGATCTTGGAGGCCAGCACCTCGTCGAGCAGGCCGGAGGCACCGTTGGCGATCTCGAAGGCCTGGTAGCCGCCGGAGCCGGCGGTGGTGGCCGCGGACAGCTCGGCCGCCTTGCTCTGCAGCTCGGCGCAGTCGGCCACGAGCTGGTCGGCCAGTTCGGTCAGTCCGTCGGTGGTCCGGTCGACGAACAACGCCTTCTCGATGGGGTGGAAACCGGTCCACGGGGTGCCGGCCTCGACGTCGCCCTCACGCAGGTCGATGGCCGGGTCCAGGTCGGGGAACGACTCCGCGACGGGCTCGATGCGCTCGTAGAACGGGCGGGCCTTGGCGTACGCCTGCTGGGCGGCGGCCAGGTCACCGGCCCGGATCGCGTCGGCCAGCTCCTGCACGGGCGGCAGCAGGAACTCGATCTGGTCGTCGACGTAGGTGGCGTAGTCGACGGTGGCCTGGGTGAGCAGGGCGCCCACGTCACCGCCCTGCTCCTGCGCCTGTCCGCCGGTCACCGTGAACGCCCGGCGCTCGGTGGACCCGCCCGGGCAGTAGATCTCGTAGGAGCCGCCGTCGAGCCGGGCGGAGAAGGTGCTGTCGAAGCCGGGCGCCAGGTTCTCCCGCTCGCCGACGATGCGCTGGTCGGAGACCAGTTCGACCTCGGTCACCCCCACCGCGTCCAGGTTGGTGACCGTGAAGGTGACGGGGCCGGCCGGCACGGTGTCCGGGCTGGCGGTGCAGCCGTCCGCGTCGGAGACGGTCACCGTGACCTGACCGTCCACGGCCGGCGTCGAGCTCCCGGTCGAGCCGGCCCCGCCGGACGACTCCGCGGCGGACGTGGCCGCCGAGGTGGCCGCGCCGGTGGAGGCGGCCGGGCTCGACCCGCAGGCTGCCAGGGTGAGGGCGGTCAGGGCGGCGGCCGTGACGGCGACGGGGCGCCGGACGGAGCCGGGACGGTGGATGCGCATGCGAACTCCCAGGGGTGGGCGGCCGGAGCCGCTCGGGGTGTGACGGGGGGGGTGGCTCGGGGGCGGGATGGCTCAGGAGCGGGTGACGCTCGGCGCCGGGATCTGCGGGGAAGCCGCGACGGGCGGCCGTCGGTCGGGAGCGGGCCCGGACCCGGTGACGACGCGGGACCGGCGGCGGCCGACGAGGGCGGCGGCGATCAGCAGGGTCACCCCGAACACCCCGACCAGGGCGGGGACGACCTGACCGAGCACCTGGTGCTGATCCCGCTGGCCGGCGGCGGCCCGGGCCAGCGCGACCTGGTCGGCGCGCACCTGCTCGGTCCAGCCCGCGGTGAGCGAGGCGACGTCGCCGACGGGGATGGTGCTGCCGGCCGGGGTGGTCACCCGCAGTGCGGTGGTCCGGGCCAGGTCGACGCCGAGGATCTCGCCGGAGACCGGGTCGATGCGGACGGTCGCCTGCGTGGTGTCGACGTAGGCGACGGCCATCGCGGTGTCGGCGTCGCCCGACCGGAGGCCGACCGGGAAGCGGCCGCCGTTGGCCGCAGCCACCTGGGTGCCGGTCACCGTGGCGGGCAGACCGGCCGCCACGACAGCGTCGGCGTCCAGGGCCGTCCCCGCCGCAGAGCCGATCAGGTCGACCGCGGCGAGGCCGCCGACGGTGTCCGCCCCGCCGACCGTCAGGGGCACGGTGATGGTGGACGCCCCGCCGTCGACGGTGGCGGTGATCTCGGCCTGCACGGTGCTACCGGGGGTGAGCGCGAGGCGGCCGGTGTCGCCGGCGGTCAGACCGGACAGCTGCACCGACGCCGTCCCGTCGACGCTCGCGTCGGCCTGGCCGGCGGTCGCCCGGGTGCCGGCCAGCGCGGCCGGTCCGGCCGGGGCGCCCGCCTGCACCAGCGGGGCGGGGGCGGACGGCGCCAGCACGGCGAAGGCCAGCGCGAGCACCAGGGCGCCGGCGCCGACCCCGGCGAGCAGCCGCCGCAGACCGGCCGGGCTCGGCATGCGCTTCACCGGCCAGAGCACGACGGCCAGCATCGGCACGACGTAGAGCACCCAGGCCAGCACCTCGACCAGGGGCATCGCCGAGCGGATGCCGAGCATCCCGGTGAGCAGGGACTCCACGACCGAACCGGGCCGGGCCACGGCGGACAGGTCGACCGCCTGCTGCTGGCCGCCGGTGAGCCAGCCGGCCTCGTAGGCCGCGCGCAGGGTGCTCATCACCAGGCCGCCGGCCACCAGTACCAGCACCACCCCGGTGATGCGGAAGAAGCGGGAGAGGTTGAGCCGGACCCCGCCGCGGTAGATGAGGTAGCCGAGCACGATCGCCAGGGCGAGCCCGAGCACGATGCCGACGACGGCCTCGACGGGCGACAGCGCGGACTGGAACGCGGCGAGCAGGAAGACCGCCGTCTCGAAGCCCTCCCGGATGACGGCCAGGAAGGCCATCGACGCCAGGGCCAGCGCCGACCCACTGGCCAGCGCCGATCCGGCGGCGGCCTGGAGATCGCCGCGCAGGTCCCGGCTGTGCCGCCGCATCCACAGCACCATGTAGCTGATCATCAGCACGGCGACCGCGGCCACCACGCACTCGAGCATCTCCTGCTGGCGCTGCGGGAGACCGGCGTTGACGACCTGCAACCCGATGCCGACGGCCAGGCAGAGCAGCACCGCGGCGCCCACTCCGACCCACATCCGCACCAGCGCGTCGCGACGGCCGCTGCGGGTCAGGAACGCGGCGATGATGCCGACGATGAGCGCGGCCTCGAGGCCCTCGCGGAGCCCGATCACGAACGTCGCGAGCATGATTCTCCGGTGTCCTGACGGTGGGGGGCCTGGCCACTAGCGGCTGCAGACCTGAGCTGAGCCTAGGCTTGGTTAGGGCGACCTTACACCCGGCGACGGCGACCGAACCGGCCCCGGCGGCCACGTAATCTCTGCACCCATGAGCATTCGCCGCATCGTGATCGTCGGGGAGCCCGTGCTGCACCGGCCCACCCGCCCGGTCACCGTCTTCGACCAGGAGCTGGCCGACTTCGTCGAGGACCTCTTCGACACCAACACCGCGGCCAACGGGGCCGGACTCGCAGCCAACCAGGTCGGCGACGACCGCCGGGTGTTCGTCTACGACTGCCCGGACGGCGGCGAGCGCCGCCGCGGCTACGTGGTGAACCCGAGCATCACCACCTCCGGGGTGCCGGAGACCATGCCCGACCCGGACGACGACTACGAGGGCTGCCTCTCGGTGCCGGGCGAGAACTTCCCCACCGGGCGGGCCGAGTCGGCCACCGTGACCGGGGTCGACGTGCACGGCGAGCCGGTCGAGGTGTCCGGCACCGGGTTCTTCGCGCGCTGCCTGCAGCACGAGGTCGACCACCTCGACGGGTTCCTCTACCTGGACCGCCTCGTCGGCCGGAACGCCCGGGCCGGCAAGCGGGCGGTGCGGGACAACGGCTGGGGCGTGCCCGGGCTCTCCTGGCTGCCCGGGTCGGATCCGGACCCGTTCGGCCACTGATCTCCTCGATCCGTCCGACCACCGGTCGTGTGCGCCTGCACACGCACGGGGGTGTCCACCGGCCCGGATAGGGTCGGGGGGTGCCGATCACCACCCCTGGAACCGTGTCCGAGCCCGA
Proteins encoded in this window:
- the efeB gene encoding iron uptake transporter deferrochelatase/peroxidase subunit; amino-acid sequence: MSPTREPGPSRRRFLGGAAAATAGLAVGGAAGFGIREATAAPVAQAATADLGAASVDRAAAVVPFYGSTQAGITTAQQERLMFASLDVTTTDVQELARMLGRWAAMAARFTAGRPVSDSPVRDEQPPFDTGEAEDLGPHSLTITVGFGPSLFDDRFGLADRMPPELTPFGTIPGDAVMKPGLSDGDLCIQACADDPQVVFHAIRNMVRAARGTAVLRWSQLGFGRASATGAGQVTPRNLFGFKDGTNNIHADDVTAVQEQVFVPAAADAGPTAWMAGGSYLVARKIRMEIESWDTDPLTDQERIFGRTKSSGAPLTGGEEFTPIDFAAQADGKPVIDVASHVRLAAPETNGGARLLRRGYNYTDGQDPDTGKLAAGLFFIAFQRDPQTQFKAIQTRLGRSDALNEYIAHIGGGLWACPPGVSGAGDWFGKGLLGDLV
- a CDS encoding peptide deformylase, which encodes MSIRRIVIVGEPVLHRPTRPVTVFDQELADFVEDLFDTNTAANGAGLAANQVGDDRRVFVYDCPDGGERRRGYVVNPSITTSGVPETMPDPDDDYEGCLSVPGENFPTGRAESATVTGVDVHGEPVEVSGTGFFARCLQHEVDHLDGFLYLDRLVGRNARAGKRAVRDNGWGVPGLSWLPGSDPDPFGH
- a CDS encoding helix-turn-helix domain-containing protein, translated to MSQAYDAHTQELFAAAVCRALRESRRRQKLTQADVAQRTGGLVSKAALANYETGHRSLRIDVLWVIARALGEDLGGLLNMAERGIGRWQSTAGTGSVTVDIDEVMEAEDPRLAPVRRWFELRSGGGSASAMTLDDGAILALAALMNVSPAECREILVGTAAEAGGAPVPLPEQDSGPVAGRHGDDVAERTGFRGEPAAI
- the efeO gene encoding iron uptake system protein EfeO, with product MRIHRPGSVRRPVAVTAAALTALTLAACGSSPAASTGAATSAATSAAESSGGAGSTGSSTPAVDGQVTVTVSDADGCTASPDTVPAGPVTFTVTNLDAVGVTEVELVSDQRIVGERENLAPGFDSTFSARLDGGSYEIYCPGGSTERRAFTVTGGQAQEQGGDVGALLTQATVDYATYVDDQIEFLLPPVQELADAIRAGDLAAAQQAYAKARPFYERIEPVAESFPDLDPAIDLREGDVEAGTPWTGFHPIEKALFVDRTTDGLTELADQLVADCAELQSKAAELSAATTAGSGGYQAFEIANGASGLLDEVLASKITGEEEAYSRIDLLDFEANVEGSLQAFATLKPALDVIDPTLVPQISSQFDALTTTLSAYRDPAALGGWRPYDQLTTEDKKTLTDALLAVQEPLSAISAKITT
- a CDS encoding VanW family protein, which gives rise to MSDDRVPGPIDHESPEPDRPAQGDGTVPVQDAAADPSVGQGEPDRSDEPGGTSARRRPGVVVAAVVGALVGVVALLYLINLGTTSGEIERNTSIGGVQVGGLTPEEARTQLADHLGGDTYGASVTLQTASGPVEFVPQDNGLTYDVAATVAAAPLRAADPVSWVRSFFTERTVDAQVGIDDAAFTGWLTSTAAATDVAAVEGDVRLDGTTVVQVDPVVGSAIDVPAAAAALEQAWRAGPQAFQAATLPLVQSPVRAGAQATQAAADQLRAAVSAPLVLDAGGTTVERTAADIAAVTTVTPDAADGFTVAVDTATLRAPVTPQVEATQTAPADASVAIVADAPVITPSTDGRTVDWNATQAAMSGAVLAADPAARAVPVVYVSAAPALSTAQVQALGINEVIGEFTTGGFASNSGENIRVVAEKVNGAIVQPGATFSLNDFTGQRTSAEGYVPAAVIQEGRISSAVGGGISQFSTTLYNAGYFAGMGDVTHTPHSFYISRYPPGREATVYDGEIDMAFSNDYPTGVLIQTIWTPDDITVRLWGTKHVEVESVTGDRFDTTPPERVVIPYGESCSASGGTNGFSIVDTRIIRDLNGAEIRRENFTTVYNGQQNIVCAPAPARATPSTTAAPTTAAEVPPAAAGG
- the efeU gene encoding iron uptake transporter permease EfeU, with product MLATFVIGLREGLEAALIVGIIAAFLTRSGRRDALVRMWVGVGAAVLLCLAVGIGLQVVNAGLPQRQQEMLECVVAAVAVLMISYMVLWMRRHSRDLRGDLQAAAGSALASGSALALASMAFLAVIREGFETAVFLLAAFQSALSPVEAVVGIVLGLALAIVLGYLIYRGGVRLNLSRFFRITGVVLVLVAGGLVMSTLRAAYEAGWLTGGQQQAVDLSAVARPGSVVESLLTGMLGIRSAMPLVEVLAWVLYVVPMLAVVLWPVKRMPSPAGLRRLLAGVGAGALVLALAFAVLAPSAPAPLVQAGAPAGPAALAGTRATAGQADASVDGTASVQLSGLTAGDTGRLALTPGSTVQAEITATVDGGASTITVPLTVGGADTVGGLAAVDLIGSAAGTALDADAVVAAGLPATVTGTQVAAANGGRFPVGLRSGDADTAMAVAYVDTTQATVRIDPVSGEILGVDLARTTALRVTTPAGSTIPVGDVASLTAGWTEQVRADQVALARAAAGQRDQHQVLGQVVPALVGVFGVTLLIAAALVGRRRSRVVTGSGPAPDRRPPVAASPQIPAPSVTRS
- a CDS encoding TerC family protein; protein product: MTVSPVIWIATIVAIAALLLFDFIFHVRKAHTPTLKEAAIWSSIYVGLAIVFGIGVWVFGGSTMGSEYFAGYVTEKALSVDNLFVFLIIMTSFKVPREDQQKVLLFGIVFSLIARTGFIFLGAALINSFAWVFYLFGLVLLLTAGNLLKPSGHEDDSADNFLIRLTRKIFHTTDYYDGDKLFTLQNGKRALTPMLLVMVAIGATDILFALDSIPAIFGLTQNTFIVFTATAFSLMGLRQLFFLIDGLLDRLIYLSYGLAAILGFIGVKLILHALHENNLPFINGGEPVGVIEISTGLSLSVILGVLIITVLASLLSPKGKALNAITEAKVHAQNYLNPEYTDDPAERARVWDSFVKEEAAIKALPEEKRKFIREEHDFMELLSKAHDEHDRQTAR